The proteins below are encoded in one region of Maribacter aestuarii:
- a CDS encoding xanthine dehydrogenase family protein molybdopterin-binding subunit — protein sequence MGPTSFRSTASEGIIKESNGERTITYGEIASKAVGLEVPEEVELKAVKDFKLIGTSQKNVDGKKIVTGEPLFGLDFHREGMQLAVIQHPPAFGMKVKDFNEDEIKSMPGVHDAFIVDTSFEDSDRFDEKGFLQLITIVGNSTWELLQAKKALKANYETVGELESSAVHSKRLEDALVSGEVQESRKDGNPDAAFKKAAKVIERTYTAPFIAHNTLEPMNFFANVTEDSAELIGPTQTPEALEGSVSKLLGLPLENITVTMTRIGGGFGRRLYVHFGVEAAAISKKIGGPVKLIYTREDDMTQGTYRPTYRSVYKAGLDENNNLIAFTVKGAGLPDGPVFPNRFPAGTVENYSAEKIKAETNVTTGAWRAPRSNFTAGAEQAFLDEVAEAAGKDPIDFRLELFDRAIKDPVGEEYEYDAERYAGVLKLVKEKANWGKTEPGVHRGVAAYFCHSTYVAEVFDIVLENDNPVVQKVWCAVDCGIVVNRDAAKNMIEGGVVDGIGHSMYSQLTFENGAPEQMNFDSYQLIRNSQAPKEIEVFFVENEIDPTGLGEPGLPPAIGALANALYKAKGIRHYHQPFISEKQVVG from the coding sequence ATGGGGCCTACAAGTTTCAGATCGACCGCTAGTGAAGGAATCATAAAAGAATCCAATGGTGAACGTACCATCACATATGGGGAAATTGCCTCAAAAGCCGTGGGCTTGGAAGTTCCGGAAGAAGTTGAATTGAAGGCTGTCAAGGATTTCAAATTGATTGGGACAAGCCAAAAAAATGTTGACGGCAAAAAAATTGTAACCGGCGAACCGCTGTTCGGTCTTGATTTCCACAGGGAGGGCATGCAACTCGCAGTTATTCAACATCCACCTGCTTTTGGAATGAAAGTGAAGGATTTCAATGAAGACGAGATAAAAAGTATGCCGGGGGTACATGATGCATTTATCGTGGATACCTCCTTTGAGGACAGTGATAGATTTGATGAAAAAGGTTTTCTACAATTAATAACCATTGTTGGAAATTCCACTTGGGAGTTATTACAGGCTAAAAAGGCACTTAAAGCCAATTATGAGACCGTTGGGGAATTGGAAAGTTCCGCGGTGCATTCAAAACGCCTGGAAGATGCTTTAGTGTCCGGCGAGGTGCAGGAAAGCAGAAAAGATGGTAATCCCGATGCTGCTTTCAAAAAAGCGGCTAAAGTGATAGAGCGAACCTACACCGCACCGTTCATAGCCCACAATACCTTGGAACCTATGAATTTCTTTGCGAACGTAACGGAAGATTCAGCGGAACTTATCGGGCCGACCCAGACACCCGAAGCCTTGGAAGGATCCGTTTCAAAATTACTAGGCCTACCCCTGGAAAACATAACCGTAACCATGACCCGCATCGGTGGCGGATTTGGAAGAAGACTCTACGTCCATTTTGGTGTTGAGGCGGCCGCCATTTCCAAAAAAATCGGTGGGCCGGTCAAACTTATCTATACGAGAGAGGACGACATGACCCAAGGTACCTATCGCCCAACCTATCGCTCGGTATATAAAGCAGGCCTTGATGAGAACAATAACCTGATCGCCTTTACCGTAAAAGGGGCAGGGTTGCCGGATGGACCGGTGTTTCCCAATCGTTTCCCGGCAGGAACCGTCGAGAACTATTCCGCAGAAAAGATAAAAGCGGAAACCAATGTGACTACGGGTGCATGGCGGGCACCACGATCGAATTTTACGGCCGGTGCCGAGCAGGCCTTTTTAGATGAAGTCGCCGAAGCAGCGGGCAAAGACCCCATTGATTTCCGGTTAGAACTTTTTGACCGGGCGATTAAAGATCCTGTTGGGGAGGAGTATGAATATGATGCCGAACGCTATGCGGGTGTCTTGAAATTGGTCAAGGAAAAGGCGAATTGGGGCAAAACGGAGCCCGGTGTCCATCGGGGAGTAGCGGCCTACTTCTGCCATTCTACCTATGTCGCCGAAGTATTCGATATCGTATTGGAAAATGATAATCCGGTAGTCCAAAAGGTCTGGTGTGCTGTGGATTGTGGTATTGTCGTCAACAGAGATGCAGCCAAAAACATGATTGAGGGTGGCGTAGTAGATGGCATTGGTCATTCCATGTACAGTCAGTTGACCTTTGAAAATGGGGCCCCGGAACAAATGAACTTCGACAGCTACCAACTGATTCGAAATTCACAGGCACCGAAGGAGATTGAGGTCTTCTTTGTTGAAAATGAAATTGATCCGACCGGATTGGGGGAGCCGGGATTGCCACCAGCTATTGGAGCACTGGCCAATGCGCTATATAAAGCAAAAGGAATACGCCATTACCATCAACCTTTTATTTCCGAAAAACAGGTTGTGGGTTAG
- a CDS encoding (2Fe-2S)-binding protein — MASFTLYINGKTEEVEVDPSTPILWVLRDHLKLLGTKYGCGIAQCGACTIHLGDNAVRSCQLPVSAVAEQKITTIEGLSENGDHPVQKAWLEVDVPQCGYCQAGQIMTASALLEKNPNPSDTEIETAMNGNICRCGTYTRIKKAVKTAANTENA; from the coding sequence ATGGCATCATTTACATTATACATCAATGGAAAAACAGAGGAAGTAGAAGTAGATCCGAGTACACCTATCCTCTGGGTATTACGGGACCACCTGAAGCTGTTAGGTACCAAATACGGCTGCGGTATCGCACAGTGCGGTGCATGTACCATACATTTGGGCGACAACGCGGTACGCTCGTGCCAATTACCGGTATCGGCCGTGGCCGAACAGAAGATCACGACAATCGAGGGACTATCCGAAAACGGCGACCATCCCGTACAAAAGGCATGGTTGGAAGTCGATGTTCCCCAATGTGGCTATTGCCAAGCCGGACAGATCATGACCGCCTCGGCCTTGTTGGAAAAAAATCCGAATCCCTCGGACACCGAAATCGAAACGGCCATGAACGGAAACATCTGTCGTTGCGGAACGTATACGCGAATCAAGAAGGCCGTCAAAACGGCAGCCAATACTGAAAATGCTTAA
- a CDS encoding xanthine dehydrogenase family protein molybdopterin-binding subunit, translating into MTLIKTKIGRRSFIRTTTLASGGLVLSFNWLASCKNKTEEEILAMPKEWFEMNSYLKIGDNGVVSIYTPNPEFGQNIRTSMPMIVAEELDIDWKNVIVEQAPYHPEKYGMQFTGGSRGIMTRWEPLRLAGASARHMLVAAAAEAWQVPAEEITTENGVLYHKTSEKSADYGEMASSAASIAIPEDVQLKEVKDFKIIGKSHKNVDAKRIVTGEPMFGLDYQKEGMLIAMIEHPPAFGMTLKSMDDSAAKSMPGIKDVVAIKSFKDDYEKGGFDTNAFPEIVAIVGNSTWEVLQAKKKLKVEWQPITASSETINGFRGKQTKNIPAGLESTTSHETKMEELASRPGRIVRQDGNPKAAFKNAAKVIERTYSAPFLAHNCMEPLNAFAHVEGDKAQIAAPVQIPSLIIPTLTSSLGIPAENITMEMPRMGGGFGRKAYAHYVVEAALISQKVNAPVKLVYTREDDMTNGIYRPSYQATYRAALDENNNLTALHVKAGGVPESPLFANRFPAGAVDNYMAEEWSVDSNITIGAFRAPRSNFMAGAEQSFLDEVAEASGKDPIQFRLELLKRAKDNPVGDRNDYDAERYAGVLELLREKSDWSQTPDNVHRGVSAYFCHNSYAAHVLDIRMEKGKPVVEKVVCAIDCGIVVNPDAATNMAEGAITDGIGNAFFGELTFKDGVPQKTNFHEYQMIRMSDAPEEIEVHFVQNEIPPTGMGEPPFPPIFGAIANALYKATGQRHYRQPFVTAKEVVG; encoded by the coding sequence ATGACACTTATAAAAACCAAAATAGGCAGACGCTCATTTATACGGACAACTACCCTTGCAAGCGGAGGATTGGTACTCAGCTTTAATTGGTTGGCATCCTGCAAAAACAAAACCGAAGAGGAAATTTTGGCCATGCCCAAGGAGTGGTTCGAGATGAATTCGTATTTGAAAATCGGGGACAATGGCGTTGTGTCCATCTATACCCCAAATCCTGAATTCGGTCAGAACATCCGTACTTCAATGCCCATGATCGTCGCCGAGGAATTGGATATCGATTGGAAAAACGTCATTGTGGAACAAGCCCCCTATCACCCTGAAAAATATGGAATGCAATTTACCGGTGGTAGCCGGGGCATTATGACCCGATGGGAACCCCTTCGCCTGGCAGGTGCCTCTGCCAGACATATGTTGGTGGCCGCTGCCGCTGAAGCCTGGCAGGTTCCCGCGGAAGAAATTACAACGGAAAATGGTGTGCTCTATCATAAAACAAGTGAAAAATCGGCAGATTATGGCGAAATGGCTTCGTCCGCTGCAAGCATTGCCATTCCCGAAGATGTACAATTAAAAGAAGTTAAAGACTTTAAAATCATTGGCAAATCCCACAAAAATGTGGATGCCAAGCGCATCGTTACGGGTGAACCGATGTTCGGATTGGATTACCAAAAAGAAGGTATGCTGATCGCTATGATCGAGCATCCGCCCGCTTTTGGAATGACCTTAAAATCAATGGATGATAGTGCTGCCAAATCCATGCCCGGAATTAAAGACGTGGTTGCGATTAAAAGTTTTAAAGATGATTATGAGAAAGGCGGTTTTGATACCAATGCCTTCCCTGAAATAGTCGCCATCGTCGGAAATTCAACTTGGGAAGTGTTACAGGCCAAAAAGAAGTTAAAGGTTGAATGGCAGCCCATTACGGCCTCCTCCGAAACGATTAACGGCTTTAGAGGTAAACAGACTAAAAATATTCCTGCTGGTTTGGAATCTACCACCAGTCACGAAACCAAAATGGAGGAATTGGCAAGTAGGCCTGGGCGAATAGTCCGTCAAGATGGCAACCCCAAAGCTGCCTTTAAAAATGCCGCGAAGGTTATTGAAAGGACTTATTCCGCTCCCTTTCTGGCCCATAATTGCATGGAACCCTTGAATGCTTTTGCCCATGTGGAAGGAGACAAAGCACAGATTGCCGCGCCAGTTCAAATTCCGAGTTTAATTATTCCCACCCTGACTTCTAGTTTGGGGATTCCTGCAGAAAATATTACCATGGAAATGCCACGTATGGGCGGTGGATTTGGTCGTAAAGCCTATGCCCATTATGTCGTGGAAGCCGCATTGATTTCCCAAAAAGTAAATGCACCTGTAAAATTGGTGTACACCCGTGAGGATGATATGACCAATGGCATTTATCGCCCAAGTTATCAAGCGACATACAGAGCGGCGTTGGATGAAAACAATAATTTGACAGCACTACATGTCAAAGCGGGGGGTGTTCCTGAGAGTCCGTTATTTGCCAATCGTTTTCCGGCGGGCGCCGTAGACAATTATATGGCCGAAGAGTGGTCCGTTGATTCCAATATTACCATTGGGGCATTCAGGGCACCACGTTCAAATTTTATGGCCGGTGCCGAACAATCGTTTTTAGATGAAGTTGCCGAAGCTTCGGGCAAAGACCCAATACAGTTTCGATTAGAACTTTTAAAAAGGGCGAAGGATAACCCAGTCGGAGACCGAAATGATTATGATGCGGAACGCTATGCAGGAGTTCTGGAATTGCTACGTGAAAAATCGGATTGGAGCCAAACCCCTGATAATGTTCATCGCGGTGTATCGGCGTATTTCTGCCATAATTCCTACGCCGCACATGTCTTGGATATTCGGATGGAAAAAGGAAAACCTGTAGTTGAAAAAGTAGTTTGTGCTATCGATTGTGGGATAGTAGTGAATCCTGATGCTGCTACGAACATGGCCGAGGGCGCCATAACGGATGGTATTGGTAATGCCTTTTTTGGAGAGTTGACTTTTAAGGACGGTGTGCCACAGAAAACCAATTTCCATGAATATCAAATGATTCGAATGAGCGATGCCCCTGAAGAAATCGAGGTACATTTCGTGCAAAATGAAATACCACCGACGGGAATGGGAGAGCCACCTTTTCCACCAATTTTTGGTGCTATCGCCAATGCACTTTATAAAGCAACCGGACAACGCCATTATCGACAACCTTTTGTTACCGCAAAAGAAGTAGTGGGATAG
- a CDS encoding xanthine dehydrogenase family protein molybdopterin-binding subunit, with protein sequence MTLVKTTIGRRSFMKSSALAGGGLLLGFNWLASCSMTPEEVNNLPKEWFEFNGYLKIADNGQVTIMSPNPEGGQNVKTAMPMIVAEELDIDWKDVIVEQAPLNTDLYNRQFIGGSQAIRTSWEGLRMAGASARHMLKAAAAEAWQAPIEEITTESGQVLHKSSNKSVSYGELASAAAQVLVPEEVELKEIDNFKIIGTSKKNVDGLKIVTGKPLFGIDTHVEGMLTAMIVHPPAFGMKFKSVDEASVKSMPGIRDVFTIKVLDDDYVRQHFDTCTFLEVVAIVGNSTWEVMNAKNAIAVEWEPFETYTEERQPYRGPRQTLTIPSGLESSSDHKVKMAGMASGKAEIVRKDGNPEAAFQNAVKVIERTYTAPFLAHNCMEPMNFFADVKSDSAKLSGPLQKAELTEQAISARLGIPIEQIDIELTRLGGGYGRRSYAHWALEAALISKKVNAPVKLVYSREDDMTGGIYRPAYQVTYKAALDSNNNLTAIHVNAGGIPESPLYADRFPAGAVDNYLAESWTSNTNITIGSFRAPRSNFMASAEQSFLDEVADSAGKDAIDFRLELLARAAKNPVGEKNDYDAERYAGVLNLVKEKSNWGNSDSSTKRGVAAYFCHNSYAAQVVDITWENEKPIIQKVTCAIDCGIVVNPNAASNLCEGGIVDGIGNALYGELTFKDGVPQKSNFNGYRMIRMSESPKEIDVHFVKNDIDPTGLGEPTFPPIFAALANAMYNATGKRFYNQPFISEMEELM encoded by the coding sequence ATGACTCTTGTAAAAACTACTATCGGCAGACGTTCCTTTATGAAAAGTTCAGCTTTGGCCGGAGGTGGACTACTACTTGGTTTTAACTGGTTGGCATCCTGCAGTATGACTCCCGAAGAAGTAAATAATCTTCCCAAAGAGTGGTTTGAATTCAACGGATATCTTAAAATAGCGGACAATGGTCAGGTTACCATCATGTCCCCGAATCCAGAGGGTGGTCAAAATGTAAAGACTGCCATGCCCATGATCGTTGCAGAGGAACTGGACATTGATTGGAAGGACGTTATCGTCGAACAAGCACCCTTAAATACCGATTTGTACAACCGTCAATTTATCGGTGGTAGTCAAGCCATTCGAACCAGTTGGGAAGGACTTCGCATGGCGGGTGCTTCTGCAAGGCACATGTTAAAAGCTGCTGCGGCGGAAGCATGGCAAGCACCCATTGAAGAAATTACCACGGAATCCGGACAAGTACTTCATAAATCAAGTAATAAATCGGTATCCTACGGCGAATTGGCCTCGGCAGCGGCACAAGTTTTGGTGCCTGAGGAAGTGGAATTAAAAGAGATCGATAATTTTAAAATCATAGGCACTTCAAAGAAGAACGTGGACGGACTCAAAATCGTAACCGGTAAACCGTTGTTCGGAATTGATACCCATGTTGAAGGTATGTTGACCGCAATGATCGTACATCCACCCGCTTTTGGAATGAAATTTAAATCTGTGGATGAAGCTTCCGTAAAATCGATGCCCGGTATTCGCGATGTTTTTACGATTAAAGTTCTCGATGATGATTATGTGAGACAACATTTTGATACCTGTACCTTTCTTGAGGTTGTTGCCATCGTAGGAAATTCAACTTGGGAGGTCATGAATGCCAAAAATGCAATCGCGGTTGAATGGGAACCTTTTGAAACGTATACCGAAGAAAGGCAACCCTATCGAGGGCCACGGCAAACGCTGACGATTCCTTCAGGATTGGAAAGCAGCTCGGACCATAAAGTAAAGATGGCGGGCATGGCATCCGGAAAAGCTGAGATAGTCCGCAAGGATGGTAATCCAGAAGCAGCTTTCCAAAATGCTGTAAAAGTTATTGAGCGAACCTATACCGCTCCTTTCTTAGCGCACAACTGTATGGAGCCGATGAACTTTTTTGCCGATGTAAAAAGTGATAGCGCCAAATTATCCGGGCCCCTTCAAAAAGCGGAACTTACCGAACAGGCTATCTCTGCGCGGTTAGGAATTCCTATTGAACAAATAGATATCGAACTGACGCGCCTAGGAGGCGGCTATGGGCGACGGTCCTATGCCCACTGGGCTTTGGAAGCAGCATTAATTTCTAAAAAAGTAAATGCGCCTGTTAAATTGGTTTATTCTCGTGAGGATGATATGACAGGCGGTATTTATCGTCCGGCGTATCAGGTTACGTATAAAGCTGCTTTAGATTCAAATAATAATTTGACGGCTATACATGTCAATGCCGGAGGAATTCCGGAAAGCCCACTGTATGCTGATAGATTTCCAGCCGGAGCTGTAGACAATTACCTCGCCGAAAGTTGGACAAGCAACACTAACATTACCATAGGTTCATTTCGGGCACCCCGCTCGAACTTTATGGCCAGTGCCGAACAGTCTTTTTTAGATGAAGTTGCAGATTCTGCAGGAAAAGATGCCATCGATTTTCGTTTGGAACTTTTGGCACGCGCAGCAAAAAATCCCGTAGGGGAGAAAAACGATTATGATGCGGAACGTTATGCAGGTGTCCTGAATTTGGTAAAAGAAAAATCGAATTGGGGCAATAGTGATTCTAGTACTAAGCGTGGAGTAGCAGCTTATTTCTGTCATAATTCATATGCAGCACAAGTTGTAGATATCACGTGGGAAAATGAAAAACCTATTATTCAAAAAGTTACGTGTGCCATAGATTGCGGTATTGTTGTAAATCCTAATGCAGCTAGCAACCTCTGTGAAGGGGGAATAGTTGATGGTATTGGGAATGCTTTATACGGAGAACTTACCTTTAAGGATGGTGTTCCCCAAAAAAGTAATTTCAATGGTTACCGCATGATTCGCATGAGCGAATCGCCCAAGGAAATCGACGTACATTTCGTTAAAAATGATATTGACCCAACCGGTTTAGGTGAGCCGACTTTTCCACCGATATTTGCTGCATTAGCCAACGCAATGTATAATGCTACTGGCAAGCGTTTTTATAATCAACCATTCATTAGCGAAATGGAAGAATTAATGTAG
- a CDS encoding universal stress protein, translated as MKSILYATDCSKHDVDILNYAHELCHKLKANLILLHVFSIPPVQFSTIRPRKHLSTHASDEQLNILKDYATKHIKQNEIKTQISFKVKENTSISDGILSSLKEVSPDLLLVGMKDGHTAREIFSGSIAKALLEKVNCPLLIVPNMKNFKNIKKSFMLQTLKKMTFLPYKD; from the coding sequence ATGAAATCTATTCTCTACGCTACAGATTGCTCAAAACATGACGTTGATATTTTGAACTACGCCCATGAATTGTGTCATAAATTAAAAGCAAACCTCATTCTTTTGCACGTATTTAGTATTCCTCCCGTTCAATTTTCCACAATACGACCACGCAAGCATCTAAGTACCCATGCTAGCGATGAACAGCTAAATATACTAAAGGATTATGCCACAAAACATATAAAGCAGAATGAAATAAAAACGCAGATCAGCTTTAAAGTGAAAGAAAACACATCTATTAGCGATGGGATTTTATCCTCCTTAAAGGAAGTGTCACCTGACCTCTTACTGGTCGGTATGAAAGATGGGCATACTGCGCGCGAGATATTTTCGGGGAGCATTGCCAAGGCCTTACTGGAAAAAGTCAATTGTCCGCTACTGATAGTACCAAACATGAAAAATTTCAAGAATATAAAAAAATCGTTTATGCTACAGACTTTGAAGAAGATGACATTCTTGCCATACAAAGACTAG
- a CDS encoding universal stress protein, translating to MSATDSTKHEKFQEYKKIVYATDFEEDDILAIQRLVEIAQPLNAEINVVHISTKDELKGNVRMEWLKKSYKKK from the coding sequence TTGTCCGCTACTGATAGTACCAAACATGAAAAATTTCAAGAATATAAAAAAATCGTTTATGCTACAGACTTTGAAGAAGATGACATTCTTGCCATACAAAGACTAGTTGAAATTGCACAACCCTTAAACGCCGAGATCAATGTTGTGCATATATCCACAAAAGATGAACTTAAAGGAAATGTACGCATGGAATGGCTCAAAAAAAGCTACAAGAAAAAGTAG
- a CDS encoding LapA family protein: MKQTTYLALTIITLIFIVVFTLQNTDEVSITLLFWNIKTSMALLIFSLFSFGIIIAIFVLTPIIIALKSKLKKDEKIISELRETKEVFSEEEVKK, translated from the coding sequence ATGAAACAAACAACTTACTTAGCATTAACGATTATTACACTTATATTTATCGTTGTATTCACACTTCAAAACACTGATGAAGTAAGTATTACCCTATTATTTTGGAATATTAAAACTTCAATGGCCTTATTAATCTTTTCTTTATTCTCTTTTGGGATTATAATTGCAATTTTTGTTTTAACTCCAATAATTATTGCTCTTAAATCTAAGTTGAAAAAAGATGAAAAAATTATTTCCGAATTAAGAGAAACCAAAGAGGTTTTTTCTGAAGAGGAAGTCAAAAAATGA
- a CDS encoding pirin family protein — MKTVLHEANTRGHANHGWLDSHHSFSFANYYNPERMNFGVLRVLNDDVVSGGRGFGTHPHNNMEIISIPLEGDLQHMDDMGNSTIIREGDIQVMSAGTGVSHSEYNKNKDEAVKFLQIWIIPKKQNVSPRYDQISIADVKTPNEFNQILSPNADDQGVWIHQDAWFHLGDFDAGITKVYNLKKAKNGVYIFVLEGTVEVNGQRLESRDGYGIWDSESFDFISISNSEVLVMEIPMEM, encoded by the coding sequence ATGAAAACTGTACTTCACGAAGCAAATACACGAGGGCATGCCAATCATGGTTGGTTAGATTCCCATCACAGCTTCAGTTTTGCCAATTATTACAATCCGGAACGCATGAATTTTGGAGTATTAAGGGTATTGAACGATGATGTGGTTTCCGGTGGTAGGGGTTTCGGTACCCATCCTCATAACAACATGGAAATCATATCGATACCGTTAGAGGGGGATTTACAGCACATGGATGATATGGGGAACTCCACCATTATTAGGGAAGGAGATATACAAGTTATGAGTGCCGGTACCGGGGTTTCGCATAGTGAATACAATAAAAACAAGGATGAAGCGGTAAAATTTCTTCAAATCTGGATTATTCCCAAAAAACAGAATGTAAGCCCCAGATATGACCAGATATCCATTGCCGATGTAAAGACCCCGAATGAATTCAATCAAATTCTTTCGCCCAACGCCGACGACCAAGGGGTTTGGATTCATCAGGACGCTTGGTTTCATCTAGGTGATTTTGATGCGGGAATAACTAAGGTTTACAATCTTAAAAAGGCTAAAAACGGTGTTTATATTTTTGTACTGGAAGGAACTGTTGAGGTCAATGGACAACGTCTGGAAAGTCGGGATGGTTACGGCATTTGGGACTCCGAGAGTTTTGATTTCATCTCAATTTCAAATTCGGAAGTATTGGTCATGGAAATTCCCATGGAGATGTAA
- a CDS encoding short-chain fatty acid transporter, with translation MITKIGQKFADGFVKYMPSAFVFALILTLVAILAAFFLTSSTPLTILSGWFNGFWSLLAFGMQIALIIVTAYSIAQSTPVEKAIDFIANYIRTPKQVYFWVVLIGGLLSLISFGMVVVVAILGRALAQRVKGINYPFLIACVYFSMNGWVTGASSSISLLLNTPDNFLISEGILTDVIPTSFTLGAFLNVAMILLFLILGPILFLFLAPEHAEGKELSQLMEDKGFSKEKSIMEEAKSYQLPTKSVSDFLNNAQWLQLTIVLLGGVYIVHHFITNGFDLNFNIMIFIFMMLGLLLHKTPLRYSISMQRASQNISGILFQYPFYAGIMGIMLSTGLGTLIGNQLSSVATLESYPFFAYVAGGMVNFAIPSAGGEFAVIGPSIIQVVQNLGMDAGLANEQITKMIARASMSVAYGESLSNLLQPFYLLVVFPVMGIGVKLQARDIIGYLVIPFILFFILQSLFVLYIPI, from the coding sequence ATGATAACAAAGATTGGTCAGAAATTCGCGGACGGTTTCGTCAAATATATGCCCAGCGCATTTGTTTTTGCCTTGATACTAACATTGGTCGCTATTCTTGCGGCATTTTTTCTAACCTCCTCCACCCCGTTAACAATACTATCAGGATGGTTCAATGGCTTTTGGTCCCTGCTCGCTTTTGGCATGCAGATAGCCCTCATTATCGTTACGGCATATAGCATAGCCCAATCTACTCCTGTGGAAAAAGCTATAGATTTTATTGCGAACTACATACGTACTCCAAAACAAGTTTATTTTTGGGTTGTTCTTATCGGTGGTCTACTTTCACTCATCAGTTTTGGGATGGTAGTAGTTGTGGCTATCTTGGGCCGAGCCTTGGCACAGAGGGTTAAAGGGATTAACTACCCCTTTTTAATTGCCTGTGTTTATTTTTCAATGAACGGATGGGTTACCGGGGCATCCAGCTCTATCTCGCTGTTGTTAAACACCCCGGATAATTTTTTAATTTCCGAGGGTATTCTTACCGATGTTATTCCTACTTCTTTTACACTCGGGGCTTTTTTAAATGTGGCCATGATTTTACTTTTTCTCATCTTAGGCCCTATTCTATTTTTGTTTTTGGCTCCCGAACATGCTGAAGGAAAAGAATTGAGTCAATTGATGGAAGACAAAGGGTTTTCAAAAGAAAAATCGATTATGGAAGAGGCAAAATCCTATCAATTACCCACTAAATCGGTTTCAGATTTTTTAAACAATGCGCAATGGCTCCAGCTCACAATCGTTCTTTTAGGAGGTGTTTATATTGTTCATCACTTTATCACGAATGGCTTTGACCTAAATTTTAACATCATGATTTTTATCTTCATGATGTTAGGGTTATTGCTACACAAAACACCGCTTAGATATAGTATTTCCATGCAGCGGGCCAGTCAAAATATTTCGGGTATACTTTTTCAATATCCATTTTATGCTGGAATAATGGGCATTATGTTGTCCACCGGACTGGGCACCCTTATTGGTAACCAACTAAGTTCGGTTGCAACTTTAGAGTCCTATCCTTTCTTTGCCTATGTCGCCGGTGGCATGGTGAATTTTGCTATTCCTTCCGCAGGTGGTGAATTTGCGGTTATTGGCCCCAGCATAATTCAAGTGGTCCAAAACTTGGGTATGGATGCTGGTCTGGCCAATGAACAGATTACTAAAATGATTGCCAGAGCATCCATGTCCGTGGCCTATGGTGAAAGCCTCAGCAACCTTTTACAACCCTTTTATTTATTAGTCGTTTTCCCTGTGATGGGAATTGGTGTAAAGCTCCAGGCAAGGGACATTATAGGATACTTGGTAATTCCCTTTATTCTATTTTTCATCCTACAGTCCCTTTTTGTGCTTTATATACCTATTTAA